The following coding sequences are from one Ovis canadensis isolate MfBH-ARS-UI-01 breed Bighorn chromosome 7, ARS-UI_OviCan_v2, whole genome shotgun sequence window:
- the ZC2HC1C gene encoding zinc finger C2HC domain-containing protein 1C, with the protein MAGLQLALPLPMGVMLPHNKRDAPELHSAKQDPYGKGDSSQQSSTGHPRNNFQQKLLSNQELMLDNLYTHPKWNTCTKAQSCSYPHCAGMSQQDSRNNPQGQAKGLFYTSDPQSRYPKTNDQEFIPLTKKRVGVDRAYPLKPVFHRKSHSTGETGTDGDRNASPRIPEPRKYSYSSFGSRNWVNSSMVGPVAATQEERVMANANRTEWMQIQRLEAAGESLGEEIRRKETLLREKLKKTEEELRRIQKGKEQAEENEKRELQRMVLSQRRVKDNSITAYKPIFSPALRSEEVFNRDTGEDETWGQSRENSSPFQFSNYRIQKLKRERLVASNNKIRDRVSRPLKQKFSQATEAPLSALQRYTRNSSSSRAPDSSGSSCSTEEPELGECSHCGRKFLLLRLERHSSICRRMQGSKRKVFDSSRARAKGTELEQYLNWKGPASVKAEPPRKSNWRQKHESFIRTLRQAREFQQVIAKGGNPSDLPPILPVENPDYIQCPHCSRHFAPKVAERHIPKCKTIKNRPPPPRKHYS; encoded by the exons ATGGCTGGTCTCCAGTTGGCGTTGCCTCTGCCTATGGGCGTTATGCTCCCACATAATAAAAGGGATGCTCCAGAGCTCCATTCAGCTAAGCAAGACCCCTATGGAAAAGGTGACTCTTCCCAGCAGTCCTCTACAGGGCACCCGAGGAACAATTTCCAGCAGAAGCTTTTGAGTAACCAAGAACTGATGCTGGATAATCTCTACACTCACCCCAAGTGGAACACCTGCACAAAAGCCCAGAGCTGTTCGTATCCTCACTGTGCTGGAATGAGCCAGCAGGATTCAAGGAACAATCCCCAGGGCCAAGCCAAGGGTTTGTTTTACACATCAGACCCTCAGTCCCGGTATCCCAAAACAAATGACCAAGAATTCATCCCCTTGACAAAGAAGCGAGTGGGGGTTGACCGAGCATACCCTCTGAAACCTGTGTTTCATCGGAAGTCCCATAGTACAGGTGAGACTGGCACTGATGGAGACCGGAACGCCTCTCCAAGAATCCCTGAGCCCAGAAAGTATTCGTACAGTAGCTTTGGTTCGAGGAACTGGGTGAATTCATCGATGGTTGGTCCAGTTGCTGCCACTCAGGAGGAAAGGGTCATGGCAAATGCCAACAGGACGGAGTGGATGCAAATCCAAAGACTAGAAGCTGCAGGGGAGAGCTTAGGGGAGGAAATCCGCAGAAAAGAGACTCTTCTGAGGGAAAAGCTGAAGAAGACGGAGGAGGAACTCAGAAGGATCCAGAAGGGAAAAGAACAGgctgaggaaaatgaaaaaagagagctTCAGAGAATGGTGCTCTCCCAGAGGAGAGTTAAAGATAATAGCATCACCGCATACAAACCTATCTTCTCTCCAGCACTCAGGTCTGAGGAGGTCTTCaacagagacacaggagaagatgaAACTTGGGGACAATCTCGAGAGAATTCTAGTCCATTCCAGTTCTCTAATTATAGAATTCAGAAGCTCAAAAGGGAAAGACTGGTGGCAAGCAATAACAAAATCCGAGACCGAGTCTCAAGGCCATTGAAGCAGAAGTTTTCTCAAGCTACAGAAGCACCACTCAGCGCTTTGCAGAGATACACCCGCAATTCTAGCTCATCCAGGGCACCAGACTCCTCAGGCTCCAGCTGTTCCACTGAAGAGCCAGAACTGGGCGAGTGCAGCCACTGCGGCCGAAAGTTTCTCTTGCTCAGGCTGGAGAGACACTCCAGCATCTGCCGCAGGATGCAGGGTTCCAAGAGGAAAGTGTTTGACTCCTCCAGGGCCCGGGCCAAGGGCACAGAACTAGAGCAGTACTTGAACTGGAAGGGTCCAGCTTCAGTCAAG GCTGAACCTCCTCGGAAGAGCAACTGGAGACAGAAGCATGAATCCTTCATCCGTACTCTCCGTCAGGCTCGAGAGTTCCAGCAGGTGATTGCCAAAGGTGGAAACCCCTCAGACCTGCCTCCCATCCTGCCTGTAGAAAATCCAGACTATATTCAATGCCCTCACTGTAGCCGCCACTTTGCTCCCAAGGTGGCAGAGCGGCACATCCCCAAGTGTAAGACCATCAAGAACCGTCCTCCGCCTCCAAGAAAGCACTACAGTTGA
- the MLH3 gene encoding DNA mismatch repair protein Mlh3 isoform X10: MLSDPGVCPSLAKKGAPRCALRSFCRKIPVSALLLAGVGMLIAFLGTLGCLVPAPGLSMSMAEGDTLISVDYEIFGKVQGVFFRKYTQAEGKKLGLVGWVQNTDQGTVQGRLQGPTSKVRHMQEWLETKGSPKSHIDRASFHNEKVIVKLDYADFQIVK, encoded by the exons ATGCTCTCCGATCCTGGGGTGTGCCCTTCTCTGGCAAAAAAAGGAGCGCCTAGATGCGCCCTCAGGTCATTCTGCCGCAAGATTCCGGTGTCGGCCCTCCTCTTAGCGGGAGTGGGCATGCTGATCGCCTTTCTCGGCACGCTCGGCTGCTTGGTACCGGCCCCAG GTTTGAGCATGAGCATGGCAGAAGGGGATACCCTGATATCAGTGGATTATGAAATTTTTGGAAAGGTGCAAGGAGTGTTTTTCCGCAAGTACACTCAG gCTGAGGGTAAAAAGCTTGGATTAGTAGGCTGGGTCCAGAACACTGACCAGGGCACAGTGCAAGGACGATTGCAAGGGCCTACCTCCAAAGTACGTCATATGCAGGAATGGCTTGAGACAAAAGGAAGTCCCAAGTCACACATCGACAGAGCAAGCTTCCACAATGAGAAGGTCATCGTAAAGCTGGACTACGCAGACTTCCAAATTGTGAAATAA